One window of the Burkholderia ubonensis subsp. mesacidophila genome contains the following:
- a CDS encoding ABC transporter substrate-binding protein, with amino-acid sequence MQPGGADSVRLFRGIGAGWRGVNVALRTILVIAALGVACPAGIAAPESANENVLRVLAWPGYADNDVVSAFETRFHVRVEVTLVDSDEALWSRMHSASPPPYDVLAANTAEIQRYARDNLLAPLDLSRIPNRRLQLPNFQQVGKIGGLTRGAVTYGIPFTYSSMGLIYDRKQIPVAPHSMLELWNPRYRGKVLDFNSAQHNFSFTALALGYADPFHLSAAQTRIVTRKLIDLRRNLLTYYTLPEEATALFVLHRAALMFGNYGTQQVELLRRAGADVGYVIPDEGALAWLDCWAMTRGVEHPELALAWINYMLEPEIGTLLTQRQGLANTLTPPPELDAGRQHLVWIQPVEDIARREALWGRIVSGDRPERFGK; translated from the coding sequence ATGCAACCAGGCGGTGCGGACTCGGTCCGATTGTTCAGGGGAATCGGCGCAGGTTGGCGCGGGGTCAACGTAGCGTTGCGCACGATTCTCGTCATAGCGGCGTTGGGCGTGGCGTGCCCGGCGGGCATTGCCGCGCCGGAATCCGCAAACGAAAACGTTTTGCGCGTGCTCGCGTGGCCGGGTTACGCGGACAACGACGTCGTCAGCGCTTTCGAAACGCGCTTCCATGTTCGCGTCGAAGTGACGCTCGTCGATTCCGACGAAGCGTTATGGTCGCGGATGCATAGCGCTTCGCCGCCGCCTTATGACGTGCTCGCGGCGAACACCGCCGAGATCCAGCGCTATGCGCGCGACAACCTGCTCGCGCCGCTCGATCTGTCGCGGATACCGAACCGGCGGCTGCAGCTGCCGAACTTCCAGCAGGTCGGGAAGATCGGCGGGCTCACGCGCGGCGCCGTGACATACGGGATTCCGTTCACGTATTCGTCGATGGGGCTGATCTACGACCGCAAGCAGATTCCGGTCGCGCCGCATTCGATGCTCGAGCTGTGGAATCCGCGCTATCGGGGCAAGGTGCTCGACTTCAACAGCGCGCAGCACAATTTCTCGTTCACCGCGCTGGCGCTCGGCTATGCCGATCCGTTCCACCTGTCGGCGGCGCAGACGCGCATCGTCACACGCAAGCTGATCGACCTGCGCCGCAACCTGCTCACCTACTACACGCTGCCCGAGGAGGCGACCGCGCTGTTCGTGCTGCATCGCGCGGCGCTGATGTTCGGCAACTACGGCACGCAGCAGGTCGAACTGCTGCGCCGCGCCGGCGCGGACGTCGGCTATGTGATTCCGGACGAAGGCGCGCTCGCTTGGCTCGACTGCTGGGCGATGACGCGTGGCGTCGAGCATCCGGAGCTGGCGCTCGCGTGGATCAACTACATGCTCGAGCCCGAGATCGGCACGCTGCTCACGCAACGCCAGGGGCTCGCGAACACGCTCACGCCGCCGCCGGAACTCGACGCGGGCCGGCAGCATCTGGTGTGGATCCAGCCCGTCGAGGACATCGCGCGCCGCGAGGCCCTGTGGGGCCGCATCGTGTCGGGCGATCGGCCGGAGCGTTTCGGCAAATGA
- a CDS encoding aminotransferase-like domain-containing protein, whose protein sequence is MKRYETLAHTIADEIRNGNLAVGTRLPSLRQIIAQHGVSQSTVFRAYYLLEQWGLIRARERSGYYVAPGARPSAKRRASRAAATRKVDISDLVFSVLDAATQPGIVPLGSAFPAPQLFPLPRLAKSIAQATRLVSPWSTVVDLPPGNEQLRRQIALRYLAMGVSQPVDEIVVTNGALEALNLCLMAVTRPGDVVAVEAPGFYAALQAIERLDLRAVEIPVDPRTGLDLDALANALDRHNVRACWFMTNFQNPTGVTLTAEKKRALVELLAARDVPLIEDDVYGELHFGPDYPLPARAFDQHGLVMHCSSFSKTLAPGYRIGWAAAGRYAEKVQRLKLMTTLSASIPAQAGIANYLEHGGYDRHLRKLRGALHGQLDRMDDALRRWLPAGVEWVRPDGGYFLWLEFPQAIDAMELHRQAIARGISFAPGPLFSAAHGFERCVRVNFGHPWSREIERAIRVLGELVAEPAVRKAG, encoded by the coding sequence ATGAAACGCTACGAAACCCTCGCCCACACGATCGCCGACGAGATCCGCAACGGCAACCTCGCGGTCGGCACGCGCCTGCCGTCGCTGCGCCAGATCATCGCGCAGCACGGCGTCAGCCAGTCGACGGTGTTTCGCGCGTATTACCTGCTCGAGCAATGGGGGCTGATTCGCGCGCGCGAACGCTCCGGCTATTACGTCGCGCCGGGCGCTCGCCCGAGCGCGAAGCGGCGCGCGAGCCGCGCCGCCGCGACGCGCAAGGTCGACATCAGCGATCTCGTGTTCTCGGTGCTCGACGCCGCGACGCAGCCCGGCATCGTGCCGCTCGGCTCCGCGTTTCCGGCGCCGCAGCTGTTTCCGCTGCCGCGCCTCGCGAAGTCGATCGCGCAGGCGACGCGGCTCGTCAGCCCGTGGAGCACGGTGGTCGACCTGCCGCCCGGCAACGAGCAGCTGCGCCGGCAGATCGCGCTGCGCTATCTCGCGATGGGCGTGTCGCAGCCGGTCGACGAGATCGTCGTCACGAACGGCGCGCTCGAAGCGCTGAACCTGTGCCTGATGGCCGTCACGCGGCCCGGCGACGTGGTGGCCGTCGAGGCGCCGGGCTTCTACGCGGCGCTACAGGCGATCGAGCGTCTCGACCTGCGGGCGGTCGAGATTCCGGTCGATCCGCGCACCGGGCTCGACCTCGATGCGCTGGCGAACGCGCTCGACCGGCACAACGTGCGTGCATGCTGGTTCATGACGAATTTCCAGAATCCGACCGGCGTCACGCTGACGGCGGAGAAGAAGCGCGCGCTCGTCGAGCTGCTCGCGGCGCGCGACGTGCCGCTGATCGAGGACGACGTGTACGGCGAGCTGCATTTCGGCCCCGACTATCCGCTGCCCGCGCGCGCGTTCGACCAGCACGGCCTCGTGATGCACTGCAGCTCGTTCTCGAAGACGCTCGCGCCCGGCTACCGGATCGGCTGGGCGGCCGCGGGCCGTTATGCGGAGAAGGTGCAGCGGCTCAAGCTGATGACGACGCTGTCGGCGAGCATCCCCGCGCAGGCCGGCATCGCGAACTATCTCGAGCACGGCGGCTACGACCGCCATCTGCGCAAGCTGCGCGGCGCGCTGCACGGGCAGCTCGACCGGATGGACGACGCGCTGCGGCGCTGGCTGCCCGCGGGCGTCGAATGGGTGCGGCCCGACGGCGGGTATTTTCTGTGGCTCGAATTTCCGCAGGCGATCGACGCGATGGAACTGCATCGGCAGGCGATCGCGCGCGGAATCAGCTTCGCGCCGGGGCCGCTGTTTTCGGCGGCGCACGGCTTCGAGCGCTGCGTGCGCGTGAATTTCGGCCATCCGTGGAGCCGCGAGATCGAGCGCGCGATCCGCGTGCTCGGCGAACTGGTGGCGGAGCCGGCGGTGCGCAAGGCGGGCTGA
- a CDS encoding nitrite/sulfite reductase — MYRYTVFDRALVRSRAAQFRDQLERWQRGALSEDAFRPLRLQNGWYVQRHAPMLRAAVPYGELSSAQLRVLARIARDYDVPDAATYRAACDAQALLGTTRLPTRNAHFTTRTNVQFNWIPLSKAADVMDLLATVDMHGIQTSGNCIRNISCDERAGVAPDEIADPRPFAEVMRQWTTLHPEFAFLPRKFKIAITGAAEDRAATDWHDVGLKLVRDDAGELGFRVSVGGGMGRTPMTATLLRAFLPWRHVMNYIEAIVRVYNRYGRRDNKYKARIKILVKTEGQRYIDDVEAEFRQIVEHDGGPHTIAQAEFDRIAACFVPPQRKPRSVDPHDANARVAALANRHPTFSRWLARNVAAHRDPALRIVTLSFKRRLQAPGDASPDQLDALADLAERYSAGEARVTHAQNAVLPWVHVDDLFLLWEDARAAGLASANIGLLTDMIACPGGDFCALANARSIPIADAITERFQDLDLLHDVGDIDLHISGCINSCGHHHSGHIGILGVDKDGAEWYQVTLGGSDGSAASGPAQPGKVIGPSFSADEIVDVVDALVATYLDARRDVGGRSEPFIDTVRRIGSEPFKAAANQARHLVANA, encoded by the coding sequence ATGTATCGATATACGGTATTCGACCGCGCGCTCGTCAGGAGCCGCGCCGCCCAGTTTCGCGACCAGCTCGAACGCTGGCAGCGCGGCGCGCTGAGCGAAGACGCGTTCCGGCCGCTGCGCCTGCAGAACGGCTGGTACGTGCAGCGCCACGCGCCGATGCTGCGCGCCGCCGTCCCGTACGGCGAACTGTCGAGCGCCCAGCTGCGCGTGCTCGCCCGGATCGCCCGCGACTACGACGTGCCCGACGCGGCGACCTACCGTGCCGCGTGCGACGCGCAGGCCCTGCTCGGCACGACGCGCCTGCCGACCCGCAACGCGCACTTCACGACGCGCACCAACGTGCAGTTCAACTGGATACCGCTGTCGAAAGCGGCCGACGTGATGGACCTGCTCGCGACCGTCGACATGCACGGCATCCAGACGAGCGGCAACTGCATCCGCAACATCTCGTGCGACGAGCGCGCGGGCGTCGCTCCCGACGAGATCGCCGATCCGCGCCCGTTCGCCGAAGTGATGCGCCAATGGACGACGCTGCATCCCGAGTTCGCGTTCCTGCCGCGCAAGTTCAAGATCGCGATCACCGGCGCGGCCGAGGATCGCGCGGCGACCGACTGGCACGACGTCGGCCTGAAGCTCGTGCGCGACGACGCGGGAGAGCTGGGCTTTCGCGTGAGCGTCGGCGGCGGGATGGGCCGCACGCCGATGACCGCGACGCTGTTGCGCGCGTTCCTGCCGTGGCGGCACGTGATGAACTACATCGAGGCGATCGTGCGCGTGTACAACCGCTACGGCCGCCGCGACAACAAGTACAAGGCGCGCATCAAGATCCTCGTGAAGACCGAGGGGCAGCGCTACATCGACGACGTCGAAGCGGAGTTCCGCCAGATCGTCGAGCACGACGGCGGCCCGCATACGATTGCGCAGGCCGAGTTCGACCGCATCGCCGCGTGCTTCGTGCCGCCGCAGCGCAAGCCGCGCAGCGTCGACCCGCACGACGCGAACGCGCGCGTCGCCGCGCTCGCGAACCGGCATCCGACCTTCTCGCGCTGGCTCGCGCGCAACGTCGCCGCGCACCGGGACCCGGCGCTGCGGATCGTCACGCTGTCGTTCAAGCGGCGCCTGCAGGCGCCCGGCGACGCGTCGCCGGACCAGCTCGACGCGCTCGCCGATCTCGCCGAGCGCTACTCGGCCGGCGAGGCGCGCGTCACGCATGCGCAGAACGCGGTGCTGCCGTGGGTGCATGTCGACGACCTGTTCCTGCTGTGGGAAGACGCGCGCGCGGCCGGCCTCGCCAGCGCCAACATCGGCCTGCTGACCGACATGATCGCGTGCCCGGGCGGCGACTTCTGCGCGCTCGCGAACGCGCGCTCGATCCCGATCGCCGATGCGATCACCGAGCGCTTCCAGGATCTCGACCTGCTGCACGACGTCGGCGACATCGACCTGCACATCAGCGGCTGCATCAACTCGTGCGGCCATCACCACAGCGGCCACATCGGCATCCTCGGCGTCGACAAGGACGGCGCCGAGTGGTACCAGGTGACGCTCGGCGGCTCCGACGGCTCGGCCGCCAGCGGCCCCGCGCAGCCGGGCAAGGTGATCGGCCCGTCGTTCTCGGCGGACGAGATCGTCGACGTCGTCGACGCGCTCGTCGCCACCTATCTCGACGCGCGGCGCGACGTCGGCGGCCGCAGCGAGCCGTTCATCGACACGGTGCGCCGCATCGGCTCCGAACCCTTCAAGGCCGCCGCCAACCAGGCGCGGCATCTCGTCGCGAACGCATGA